One window from the genome of Rhodopseudomonas sp. P2A-2r encodes:
- the mnmA gene encoding tRNA 2-thiouridine(34) synthase MnmA, giving the protein MLNSLDLEGRPQDTRVVVAMSGGVDSSATAALLKSEGYDVVGITLQLYDHGAATHRKGACCAGRDIHDARDVAERIGIPHYVLDYESRFRESVIDNFAASYASGETPVPCIECNRSVKFRDLLATARELGASALATGHYVASRRLDDGSRALVCAADADRDQSYFLFATTQEQLDYLRFPLGDMTKPQTRELARRFGLSVADKQDSQDICFVPSGKYTDVIERMKPNALAPGDIVDLDGRVLGRHEGIIHFTVGQRRGLGIASSTPLYVVRLDASTARVVVGPREALRMHRIALRDINWIGGGTLDRAVGDGLEMFVKVRSTRAAQAAWLRATDGGYEVELVGGEEGVSPGQACVFYDAVGGQARVLGGGFIKSAAAKSPVGIPLRDANVPQSLVTALRV; this is encoded by the coding sequence ATGCTCAACAGTCTGGACCTCGAAGGCCGTCCGCAGGACACTAGGGTCGTTGTCGCCATGTCGGGCGGCGTCGACTCCTCGGCGACGGCTGCGCTGTTGAAGTCCGAAGGTTACGACGTCGTCGGCATCACGCTGCAGCTCTACGATCATGGCGCCGCGACCCATCGCAAGGGCGCCTGCTGCGCCGGCCGGGACATCCATGACGCCCGCGACGTCGCCGAGCGGATTGGCATTCCGCACTATGTGCTCGACTACGAGAGCCGGTTCCGGGAATCGGTGATCGACAATTTTGCGGCCAGTTATGCCTCGGGCGAGACGCCGGTGCCATGTATCGAGTGCAACCGCTCGGTCAAGTTCCGCGATCTGCTCGCGACTGCGCGCGAGCTTGGCGCCTCGGCGCTGGCCACCGGCCACTATGTTGCGTCGCGCCGCCTCGATGACGGCTCGCGCGCGCTGGTCTGCGCCGCCGACGCCGATCGCGACCAGAGTTACTTCCTGTTTGCCACCACCCAGGAACAGCTCGACTACCTGCGCTTTCCGCTCGGCGACATGACCAAGCCGCAGACACGCGAACTGGCGCGACGGTTCGGTCTGTCGGTGGCCGACAAGCAGGACAGCCAGGACATCTGCTTCGTGCCCTCGGGCAAGTACACCGACGTCATCGAGCGCATGAAGCCGAACGCGCTGGCGCCGGGCGACATCGTCGACCTCGACGGGCGCGTGCTCGGCCGTCACGAAGGCATCATTCATTTCACAGTCGGCCAGCGCCGCGGTCTCGGCATCGCATCCAGCACGCCGCTTTATGTGGTGCGGCTGGACGCCTCGACGGCCCGCGTCGTGGTCGGCCCGCGCGAGGCGCTGCGGATGCACCGTATCGCGCTGCGCGATATCAACTGGATCGGCGGCGGCACGCTCGACCGCGCGGTCGGTGACGGGCTGGAGATGTTCGTCAAGGTTCGCTCCACCCGGGCGGCGCAGGCGGCCTGGCTGCGCGCGACCGATGGCGGCTACGAAGTCGAACTGGTCGGCGGTGAGGAGGGCGTGTCGCCCGGTCAGGCCTGTGTGTTCTATGACGCGGTGGGCGGGCAGGCACGCGTGCTTGGCGGCGGCTTCATCAAAAGCGCTGCGGCGAAAAGCCCTGTCGGTATCCCGTTGCGTGATGCTAATGTCCCGCAGTCGCTGGTGACAGCGTTGCGCGTTTAA
- a CDS encoding DUF1236 domain-containing protein, with product MRNRIIAIAALAGALGAPIAAQAQSEMTVGVARERGVVVQEVDDDGIPVAQRPAFREYVVRERVPTYTVPDRVVVGGTLPDAGVTYYDVPQSYGSTPYRYTVVNGQTILVEPRSRRIVQVID from the coding sequence ATGCGGAACAGAATTATCGCGATTGCCGCACTTGCGGGCGCTCTCGGTGCCCCCATCGCGGCACAGGCGCAGAGCGAAATGACCGTGGGCGTCGCCCGCGAAAGAGGCGTGGTCGTCCAGGAAGTGGATGACGACGGCATCCCCGTCGCGCAGCGGCCGGCGTTCCGCGAATATGTCGTGCGGGAGCGGGTACCGACCTACACGGTGCCTGATCGCGTCGTTGTGGGCGGCACTTTGCCGGACGCCGGCGTCACCTATTACGACGTCCCGCAAAGCTACGGTTCGACGCCCTACCGCTACACTGTCGTCAACGGCCAGACCATCCTGGTCGAGCCGCGTAGCCGCCGGATCGTTCAGGTCATCGACTGA
- a CDS encoding DUF3096 domain-containing protein, protein MVITSAHIQPIVALIAGLLILLMPRLLNLIVAIYLIFIGLVGLGVLKMFHLS, encoded by the coding sequence ATGGTCATCACATCTGCGCACATCCAGCCCATCGTGGCTCTCATCGCCGGCCTGCTGATCCTGCTGATGCCCCGGCTGCTCAACCTGATCGTGGCCATCTATTTGATTTTCATCGGTCTTGTGGGCCTTGGCGTACTCAAGATGTTTCACCTGTCGTAG
- a CDS encoding FliH/SctL family protein, translating into MAAPAKFLFDVDFAVPDKAREKAATSAEIAEMIANAEARAYRNGFDAAQHEAKVESDRRAALALEQIGVAISDIAGRFSGIESRMETEAVDVAVAVARKLCSELIAGEPLTEVMALVHDCFKHLVATPHLVVRINDRLYDEARERIEKLAKQSGFQGKLVILSEPDIDNGDCKIEWADGGVLLERTAIEAKIGELVGRYMASRNPTGLARP; encoded by the coding sequence ATGGCCGCTCCCGCAAAATTCCTGTTCGACGTCGATTTCGCGGTGCCCGACAAGGCGCGCGAAAAGGCTGCAACCTCGGCGGAAATCGCCGAGATGATCGCCAATGCCGAAGCCCGCGCCTATCGCAACGGATTTGACGCCGCCCAGCACGAGGCCAAGGTGGAAAGCGACCGCCGCGCCGCGCTGGCGCTGGAACAGATCGGCGTGGCGATCAGCGACATTGCCGGCCGCTTCTCCGGCATCGAGAGCCGGATGGAGACCGAAGCGGTCGACGTGGCGGTCGCCGTTGCGCGCAAGCTGTGCAGCGAACTGATTGCCGGCGAGCCGCTGACCGAAGTGATGGCGCTGGTTCATGATTGCTTCAAGCATCTGGTGGCGACGCCGCATCTCGTCGTCCGCATCAACGACCGATTATATGACGAAGCCCGCGAGCGGATCGAGAAACTGGCCAAGCAGAGCGGCTTCCAGGGCAAGCTCGTGATCCTGTCCGAGCCGGACATCGACAACGGCGATTGCAAGATCGAATGGGCCGATGGCGGCGTGCTGCTGGAACGCACGGCGATCGAAGCAAAAATTGGCGAACTCGTCGGGCGCTATATGGCGTCGCGCAACCCAACCGGCCTTGCACGGCCATGA
- the ppdK gene encoding pyruvate, phosphate dikinase: MAKTASKTKKASAKSKPSAAARAKAPAPARTRKAIGKSASKAPVKSAVKKPVSKAVVGRMPAKSPAKPAPKGVAKAVAKKKPAVAVKQARKPVNEAIKAGKWVYSFGDGKAEGKAGLRDLLGGKGANLAEMANLGLPVPPGFTIPTTVCTYFYAHDKSYPKDLQAQVDKALAMIGKIAGKGFGDAKNPLLVSVRSGGRASMPGMMDTVLNLGLNDQTVEALAALSGDKRFAYDSYRRFITMYSDVVLGFEHHHFEDILDTYKDSKGYALDTDLDGDDWALLVGKYKEAVAHETGKEFPQDPHDQLWGAIGAVFSSWMNARAVTYRRLHDIPESWGTAVSVQAMVFGNMGETSATGVAFTRNPSTGESKLYGEFLINAQGEDVVAGIRTPQDITEYARQESGSDKPSMEVAMPEAFKELTRIYTQLEKHYRDMQDMEFTVEQGRLWMLQTRNGKRTAKASLRIAVELASEGVISQQDAVMRIDPASLDQLLHPNIDPAAKRDVIATGLPASPGAASGEIVFSSEEAAKLQADGRNVILVRIETSPEDIHGMHAAEGILTTRGGMTSHAAVVARGMGKPCVSGCGTIRVDYGRGTMTIGSRVFKAGDVITIDGSIGQVLAGRMPMIEPELSGEFNTLMGWADKVRKLKVRVNGDTPDDARTALKFGAEGIGLCRTEHMFFEETRIRTVREMILAEDEQSRRAALAKLLPMQRADFVELFEIMKGLPITIRLLDPPLHEFLPHTQAEVEEVARAMNTDPRKLADRARDLAEFNPMLGFRGCRLAIAYPEIAEMQARALFEAAVEAAKRTGELVGLEVMVPLIATKMEFDLVKARIDATALAVIKETGGKLKYSVGTMIELPRACLMAGEIAETAEFFSFGTNDLTQTTFGISRDDAASFLGTYIAKGILPVDPFISVDRDGVGELVKIGVARGRKTRPDIKVGICGEHGGDPASVTFCHEIGLDYVSCSPYRVPIARLAAAQAALGKVVASQA, translated from the coding sequence ATGGCAAAAACCGCATCGAAGACCAAAAAAGCTTCAGCGAAATCAAAGCCTTCTGCAGCTGCTCGAGCGAAGGCCCCAGCGCCGGCCCGGACCCGCAAGGCGATCGGCAAGAGCGCGTCCAAGGCGCCCGTCAAGTCCGCAGTGAAAAAGCCGGTGAGCAAGGCCGTAGTCGGCCGGATGCCGGCCAAGAGCCCGGCCAAGCCTGCCCCCAAAGGCGTGGCGAAGGCCGTCGCCAAGAAGAAGCCCGCCGTCGCCGTCAAGCAGGCGCGCAAGCCGGTCAATGAGGCGATCAAGGCTGGCAAGTGGGTCTACAGCTTCGGCGATGGCAAGGCCGAGGGCAAGGCAGGGCTGCGCGACCTGCTGGGCGGCAAGGGGGCCAACCTGGCGGAAATGGCTAATCTTGGCCTGCCGGTCCCGCCCGGTTTCACCATTCCCACCACGGTCTGCACCTATTTCTACGCCCACGACAAATCCTACCCGAAGGACCTTCAGGCCCAGGTCGACAAGGCACTGGCCATGATCGGCAAGATCGCCGGCAAGGGTTTTGGCGACGCCAAGAACCCGCTGCTGGTCTCGGTGCGCTCCGGCGGCCGGGCCTCGATGCCCGGCATGATGGACACCGTGCTCAACCTTGGGCTCAACGACCAGACGGTGGAAGCGCTGGCGGCTCTGTCGGGCGACAAGCGCTTTGCCTATGACAGCTATCGCCGCTTCATCACCATGTATTCCGACGTGGTGCTCGGCTTCGAGCATCATCATTTCGAGGACATCCTCGACACCTACAAGGACAGCAAGGGCTACGCCCTCGACACCGATCTCGACGGCGACGACTGGGCGTTGCTGGTCGGCAAGTACAAGGAAGCGGTCGCCCACGAGACCGGCAAGGAATTTCCGCAGGACCCGCACGACCAGCTGTGGGGTGCGATCGGCGCGGTGTTCTCGTCCTGGATGAACGCCCGCGCGGTGACTTATCGCCGGCTGCACGACATTCCGGAATCCTGGGGCACTGCCGTCAGCGTGCAGGCCATGGTGTTCGGCAACATGGGCGAGACCTCGGCAACGGGCGTCGCGTTCACGCGCAATCCGTCCACCGGCGAGAGCAAGCTGTACGGCGAATTCCTGATCAACGCACAGGGTGAGGACGTGGTGGCGGGTATCCGCACGCCGCAGGACATCACCGAATATGCGCGGCAGGAATCCGGCTCCGACAAGCCCTCGATGGAAGTGGCGATGCCGGAGGCGTTCAAGGAGCTGACGCGGATCTACACCCAGCTCGAGAAGCACTACCGCGACATGCAGGACATGGAGTTCACGGTCGAGCAGGGCCGGCTGTGGATGCTGCAGACCCGCAACGGCAAGCGCACCGCTAAGGCGTCGCTGCGCATCGCCGTCGAGCTCGCCAGCGAAGGCGTGATCTCGCAGCAGGATGCGGTGATGCGGATCGATCCGGCGTCGCTGGATCAGTTGCTGCATCCGAATATCGATCCCGCCGCCAAGCGCGACGTCATCGCTACCGGCCTGCCGGCGTCGCCCGGTGCCGCCTCGGGCGAGATCGTGTTCTCCTCGGAGGAAGCCGCCAAGCTGCAGGCCGACGGCCGCAATGTCATCCTGGTGCGCATCGAGACCAGCCCGGAAGATATCCACGGCATGCATGCCGCCGAAGGCATCCTGACCACCCGTGGCGGCATGACCTCGCACGCGGCGGTGGTCGCGCGCGGCATGGGCAAGCCCTGCGTATCCGGTTGCGGCACCATCCGCGTCGATTACGGCCGCGGCACCATGACCATCGGCAGCCGGGTCTTCAAGGCCGGCGACGTCATCACCATCGATGGCTCGATCGGCCAGGTGCTGGCCGGCCGCATGCCGATGATCGAGCCGGAACTGTCGGGCGAGTTCAACACGCTGATGGGCTGGGCCGACAAGGTGCGCAAGCTCAAGGTGCGCGTCAACGGCGACACCCCGGACGATGCGCGCACCGCGCTGAAGTTCGGCGCTGAAGGCATCGGCCTGTGCCGCACCGAGCACATGTTCTTCGAGGAGACCCGCATCCGCACCGTGCGCGAGATGATCCTCGCCGAAGACGAGCAATCGCGCCGCGCGGCGCTGGCGAAGTTGCTGCCGATGCAGCGCGCCGATTTCGTCGAGCTGTTCGAGATCATGAAGGGCCTGCCGATCACCATCCGCCTGCTCGATCCGCCGCTGCACGAATTCCTGCCGCACACCCAGGCCGAGGTCGAGGAAGTCGCGCGCGCGATGAACACCGACCCGCGCAAACTTGCCGACCGCGCCCGCGATCTCGCCGAGTTCAATCCGATGCTCGGCTTCCGTGGCTGCCGCCTGGCGATCGCCTATCCGGAAATCGCCGAGATGCAGGCGCGTGCCTTATTCGAAGCGGCCGTTGAGGCCGCCAAGCGGACCGGCGAACTGGTCGGGCTCGAAGTGATGGTGCCCCTGATCGCCACCAAGATGGAGTTCGATCTCGTCAAGGCGCGGATCGATGCGACCGCGCTGGCGGTGATCAAGGAAACCGGCGGCAAGCTGAAGTACAGCGTCGGCACCATGATCGAGCTGCCGCGTGCCTGCCTGATGGCCGGTGAGATCGCCGAAACCGCCGAGTTCTTCTCGTTCGGAACCAACGACCTGACGCAGACCACCTTCGGCATCAGCCGCGACGATGCCGCGAGCTTCCTCGGCACTTACATCGCCAAGGGTATCTTGCCGGTCGATCCGTTCATCTCCGTGGATCGCGACGGTGTCGGCGAGCTCGTGAAAATCGGTGTTGCGCGCGGCCGCAAGACCCGGCCGGACATCAAGGTCGGGATCTGCGGCGAGCACGGCGGCGATCCGGCGTCGGTCACCTTCTGCCACGAGATCGGCCTCGATTACGTGTCGTGCTCTCCCTATCGCGTGCCGATCGCCCGCCTTGCGGCGGCACAGGCCGCGCTGGGCAAGGTCGTCGCCAGCCAGGCGTGA
- the fliF gene encoding flagellar basal-body MS-ring/collar protein FliF yields MQSLIGFLKGLGAARLMAMIAVTAALIGFFAFVIMRVTTPQMTTLFTDLSVEDSSGIIKDLERQAIPYELKNDGAAIMVPKDKVTRLRMKLAEAGLPKGGGVGYEIFDKSDALGTTSFVQNINHLRALEGELARTIRAIDRIQAARVHLVLPERPLFSRETPEPSASIVLRVRGALEPQQVRAIRHVVASAVNGLKPNRVSIVDEAGQLLADGAEGDPANGGNGDERRAGFEKRMRNQIEAIVSSIVGAGRARVQLTADFDYNKVTQTSDKFDPEGRVLRSSQSREESSASGATDGAVTVNNELPGNQGQGGAAAAKDQSKKSEETNNYEISRVTKTEVTEAGRVNRISVAVLVDGQYTKNEKGEMVYQERTKSELDRIATLVRSAIGFDQKRGDQVEIVNLKFAEAPAVTPNAEPTGLFGMLQFTKDDVMYVIELAVMMLLGLVVMFMVIRPLVRRILASDAVPALAAQGGVPALTDGTAVDASGHPVAPGVPNMIDVATIQGQVHAQSVHRVGELADRNPNETAAIVRAWLQEPA; encoded by the coding sequence GTGCAGAGTCTCATAGGTTTCCTCAAGGGTCTGGGCGCGGCACGCCTGATGGCGATGATCGCTGTCACGGCTGCGCTGATCGGCTTCTTTGCGTTCGTCATCATGCGGGTCACCACCCCCCAGATGACAACGCTTTTTACCGATCTCAGCGTTGAAGACTCCTCCGGCATCATCAAGGACCTGGAACGCCAGGCCATCCCCTACGAACTGAAGAACGACGGCGCCGCCATCATGGTGCCCAAGGACAAGGTCACCCGCCTGCGCATGAAGCTGGCCGAAGCCGGCCTGCCCAAGGGCGGCGGCGTCGGCTATGAGATCTTCGACAAGTCCGACGCCCTCGGCACCACCAGCTTTGTCCAGAACATCAATCACTTGCGCGCCCTCGAAGGCGAACTGGCGCGGACCATCCGGGCAATCGACCGGATCCAGGCCGCGCGCGTTCATCTGGTGCTGCCGGAGCGCCCGCTGTTCTCCCGCGAGACCCCGGAGCCGTCCGCCTCGATCGTGCTGCGGGTGCGCGGCGCGCTCGAGCCGCAGCAGGTTCGCGCCATCCGCCACGTCGTCGCCTCGGCCGTCAACGGGTTGAAGCCGAACCGTGTCTCGATCGTCGACGAGGCCGGACAGTTGCTCGCCGACGGCGCCGAGGGCGATCCTGCCAATGGCGGCAACGGCGACGAACGCCGCGCCGGCTTCGAAAAGCGCATGCGCAACCAGATCGAGGCAATCGTCTCTTCCATCGTCGGCGCCGGCCGCGCCCGCGTCCAGCTCACCGCCGATTTTGACTATAACAAGGTGACCCAGACCTCGGACAAGTTCGATCCGGAAGGCCGCGTCCTGCGCTCCAGCCAGTCGCGCGAAGAATCCTCGGCCTCCGGCGCCACCGACGGTGCGGTGACGGTGAACAATGAATTGCCGGGCAATCAGGGACAGGGCGGCGCCGCCGCCGCCAAGGACCAGAGCAAGAAGTCCGAAGAAACCAACAACTACGAGATTTCCCGCGTCACCAAGACGGAAGTGACCGAAGCAGGACGGGTCAACCGCATCTCGGTGGCCGTGCTGGTCGACGGGCAGTACACCAAGAACGAAAAAGGCGAGATGGTCTACCAGGAGCGCACCAAGAGCGAACTCGACCGCATCGCCACGCTGGTCCGCTCTGCCATCGGCTTCGACCAGAAGCGCGGCGACCAGGTCGAAATCGTCAACCTGAAATTCGCCGAAGCCCCCGCGGTCACACCCAATGCCGAGCCGACCGGGCTCTTCGGGATGCTGCAGTTCACCAAGGACGACGTCATGTACGTCATCGAGCTGGCGGTGATGATGCTGCTCGGCCTGGTGGTGATGTTCATGGTCATCCGTCCGCTGGTCCGCCGCATTCTCGCCAGCGATGCTGTGCCGGCGCTTGCCGCCCAGGGCGGCGTGCCGGCGCTGACCGACGGCACTGCGGTCGATGCGAGCGGCCACCCGGTCGCCCCCGGCGTCCCCAACATGATCGACGTCGCCACCATTCAGGGCCAGGTCCACGCCCAATCCGTTCACCGCGTCGGCGAACTGGCCGATCGCAATCCCAACGAAACGGCAGCCATCGTTCGCGCGTGGCTGCAGGAACCGGCGTGA
- a CDS encoding flagellar hook-length control protein FliK: MATGATATSTAEQAAATSATTASDQDFAAIIAAATPAAGKAGLKQAGKSADDTTAATAKSATADPLTTTSATHPANGTTAPATGAKPNNAGTETAKPDAAPVELAPAKTAGHDRHSADAASAAQGSQADAGQLAANNVQQQPVLPSATDTAPALQLTANAAPTAPVPLNGIAVQIAATAQAGNTRFEIRLDPAELGRIDVRLDVDRHGNVTSHLTVEKAETLAMLRQDAPQLQRALEQAGMKTADGGLQFSLRDQSSSGQQNGNGQNANGESGRNTQRVIVTEDNVIPAAVAGRNYGRMLGSSSGVDIRI, translated from the coding sequence GTGGCCACCGGGGCCACAGCCACCTCCACGGCGGAGCAGGCAGCTGCGACCAGCGCGACGACGGCGTCCGACCAGGATTTCGCCGCCATCATCGCCGCGGCAACGCCCGCTGCCGGCAAGGCCGGCTTGAAGCAGGCCGGAAAATCCGCCGATGACACGACGGCTGCCACCGCCAAATCCGCAACCGCGGATCCCTTGACGACAACCTCCGCGACGCACCCAGCCAACGGGACGACCGCGCCGGCGACTGGCGCAAAGCCCAACAATGCCGGCACCGAAACCGCCAAGCCGGACGCTGCCCCCGTCGAACTCGCCCCGGCCAAGACAGCCGGGCACGATCGCCACAGCGCAGATGCTGCTTCCGCGGCCCAGGGCAGCCAGGCTGATGCCGGTCAGCTCGCCGCAAACAATGTCCAGCAACAGCCGGTGCTACCTTCCGCGACGGATACAGCCCCGGCCCTTCAATTGACCGCCAATGCCGCCCCCACCGCGCCGGTACCGCTCAACGGCATCGCGGTGCAGATCGCCGCCACTGCGCAGGCCGGCAACACCCGCTTCGAAATCCGCCTCGATCCCGCCGAACTCGGCCGTATCGACGTGCGCCTCGATGTCGACCGTCACGGCAACGTCACCTCGCATCTGACGGTCGAAAAAGCGGAGACGCTGGCAATGCTGCGCCAGGACGCACCGCAGTTGCAGCGCGCGCTGGAGCAGGCCGGCATGAAGACCGCTGACGGCGGCCTGCAATTCAGCCTGCGCGACCAATCCTCGTCAGGCCAGCAGAACGGCAACGGTCAGAACGCCAACGGTGAGTCAGGTCGCAATACGCAGCGCGTGATCGTCACTGAAGACAATGTCATTCCCGCCGCCGTCGCAGGCCGCAACTACGGCCGCATGCTGGGATCCAGCAGCGGCGTCGACATCAGAATCTGA
- a CDS encoding flagellar hook assembly protein FlgD encodes MAIDATIAKPVVSAPATPSTTGTDTTASTTTGIADNFQTFLTLLTTQLKNQNPLDPLDTNQFTQQLVQFAGVEQQLKSNDQLKSLVALQKSSQATEALVYVGNTVSVDGSTTKFDQKATWNMTAAKDTSAVISITNSAGNTVYSGNFNIKSGGSSFLWDGKSNDGTSNPAGVYKLTATGKDQNGKEVAISTEVQGIVDSVDLTSSPALLSIGGQNYTTDQIKRVVRPGTTTPTTPTTPSTT; translated from the coding sequence ATGGCGATTGATGCAACCATTGCAAAGCCGGTCGTCTCCGCGCCGGCCACTCCGAGCACCACCGGGACCGACACCACCGCGAGCACAACGACGGGGATCGCGGATAATTTCCAGACCTTCCTGACGCTGCTGACCACCCAGTTGAAGAACCAGAATCCGCTCGACCCGCTGGACACCAACCAGTTCACCCAGCAGCTCGTGCAGTTCGCGGGCGTCGAGCAGCAGTTGAAGTCGAACGACCAGTTGAAGTCGCTGGTCGCGCTTCAGAAGAGCTCGCAGGCGACCGAAGCGCTGGTCTACGTCGGCAACACCGTTTCTGTCGACGGCAGCACGACGAAGTTCGATCAGAAGGCGACCTGGAATATGACGGCGGCGAAGGATACCAGCGCTGTCATCAGCATTACGAACTCGGCCGGAAACACCGTTTACAGCGGCAATTTCAACATCAAGTCGGGCGGTTCGAGCTTCCTGTGGGATGGCAAGAGCAACGACGGCACCTCCAATCCGGCCGGCGTCTACAAGCTCACTGCCACCGGCAAGGACCAGAACGGCAAGGAAGTGGCGATCTCCACGGAAGTTCAGGGCATCGTGGATTCCGTCGATCTCACCTCGAGTCCGGCGCTCCTGTCGATCGGCGGACAGAATTACACGACCGACCAGATCAAGCGTGTGGTGCGTCCGGGCACGACGACGCCGACCACACCCACGACGCCCAGCACGACCTGA
- a CDS encoding class I SAM-dependent methyltransferase: MAGDIDRAGVAKAYGLWAPIYDVVFGKVFNPGRQATIVEANRIGGRILDVGVGTGLSLTDYARTTKICGVDISEPMLRKAHDRVRALNLSNVESLAVMDAKNLAFPDSYFDAVVAQYVITAVPDPEATLDEFIRVLKPGGELILANHIGAESGFRRVFELAFAPLARRLGWRPEFPWGRLVKWAAGHGGVTLTEHRPIEPLGHFSLIRYHKS, translated from the coding sequence ATGGCTGGCGATATTGATCGCGCGGGTGTCGCCAAGGCCTACGGGCTCTGGGCACCGATCTACGACGTTGTATTTGGCAAGGTATTCAATCCCGGCCGGCAGGCCACGATCGTGGAAGCCAACAGGATCGGCGGACGGATTCTTGACGTGGGCGTCGGCACCGGCCTGTCGCTGACCGACTATGCACGCACCACGAAAATCTGCGGCGTGGATATCTCGGAGCCGATGCTGCGCAAGGCGCATGACAGGGTCCGCGCCCTCAACCTCAGCAATGTAGAATCGCTGGCGGTGATGGACGCCAAGAATCTCGCTTTTCCGGATTCATACTTTGACGCCGTGGTGGCGCAGTATGTCATCACCGCGGTCCCCGATCCCGAAGCGACGCTGGATGAGTTCATTCGCGTCCTGAAGCCGGGCGGCGAACTGATCCTGGCCAATCACATCGGTGCGGAAAGCGGTTTTCGCCGGGTGTTCGAACTGGCCTTCGCACCGCTGGCGCGGCGGCTTGGCTGGCGTCCGGAATTTCCCTGGGGGCGCCTCGTGAAATGGGCCGCCGGTCACGGCGGCGTCACGCTTACCGAGCACCGTCCGATCGAACCATTGGGTCATTTTTCGCTGATCCGCTACCACAAGTCCTGA
- the fliG gene encoding flagellar motor switch protein FliG: MAVPATTGDNSSDIASVVASLAQRQGARAPSKPVSGPKRAAMLMLALGEQYGGKVWGLLDDDEVRELSLAMSSLGTVEPETVEDLLLEFVSRMSASGALMGTFDATERLLQKYLPSDRVNGIMEEIRGPAGRNMWEKLSNVQEEVLANYLKNEYPQTIAVVLSKLKSEHAARVLAILPEDLALDVVGRMLKMEAVQKEVIERVEQTLRLEFMSNLSQTRRRDAHEVMAEIFNNFDRQTETRFITSLEEDNREAAERIKALMFTFDDLIKLDAGSAQTLMRNIDKDKLGIALKSANEEVRNFFMGNMSSRAAKMLLDDMAALGPVRLRDVDEAQALLVNLAKDLAAKGEIVLTKNRADDELVY, translated from the coding sequence ATGGCAGTCCCCGCAACCACAGGCGACAACTCCAGCGATATCGCCAGCGTCGTCGCATCGCTCGCTCAGCGCCAGGGCGCCCGCGCGCCCAGCAAGCCGGTCAGCGGCCCGAAACGCGCGGCCATGCTGATGCTGGCGCTCGGCGAACAATACGGCGGCAAGGTCTGGGGACTGCTCGACGACGACGAGGTGCGCGAGCTGTCGCTGGCGATGTCCTCGCTCGGGACGGTCGAGCCGGAGACGGTCGAGGACCTGCTGCTCGAATTCGTGTCGCGGATGTCGGCATCGGGCGCCCTGATGGGCACCTTCGACGCCACCGAACGTCTGCTGCAGAAGTACCTGCCGTCGGACCGCGTCAACGGCATTATGGAAGAAATTCGTGGCCCGGCCGGCCGCAACATGTGGGAAAAACTGTCCAACGTGCAGGAGGAGGTGCTCGCCAACTACCTCAAGAATGAATACCCGCAGACCATCGCCGTGGTTTTGTCCAAGCTGAAGTCGGAGCATGCCGCCCGGGTCCTTGCGATCCTGCCCGAGGATCTCGCGCTCGACGTCGTCGGCCGCATGCTGAAAATGGAAGCCGTGCAGAAGGAAGTCATCGAGCGCGTCGAGCAGACGTTGCGGCTGGAATTCATGTCCAATCTGTCGCAAACCAGACGCCGCGATGCCCACGAGGTGATGGCCGAAATCTTTAACAATTTCGACCGCCAGACCGAAACCCGCTTCATCACCTCGCTGGAAGAAGACAATCGCGAAGCCGCCGAGCGCATCAAGGCGCTGATGTTCACCTTCGACGATCTGATCAAGCTGGATGCAGGATCGGCACAGACGCTGATGCGCAACATCGACAAGGACAAGCTCGGCATCGCGCTGAAGAGCGCCAACGAGGAGGTCCGCAACTTCTTCATGGGCAACATGTCGTCGCGCGCCGCCAAGATGCTGCTCGACGACATGGCCGCGCTCGGCCCGGTGCGACTGCGCGACGTCGACGAGGCCCAGGCGCTGCTTGTCAACCTCGCCAAGGATCTCGCCGCCAAGGGCGAGATCGTACTCACCAAGAACCGCGCCGACGACGAACTGGTGTATTGA